ACGCGTGGAGGGCTCGGAGCGCTATTACCGCTTCACCAAGTACCTGCTGGCCGCCATCCTGCTCTGCTTTATCGTGTGGGCCACGCCCCGTTCCATCATCGCCACCGTGGACGAGGTGCGGGCCATGGGCGGATCGTCGCATCCGGTGCTGGGGTATTTGGGCGTCATGTCGGCCAAGAACACGGCCGTCAACATCCTCATCCTGACCACCTTCATGAGCTTTCTGCTCTACCGGCGGGCGGGCAAAAAGGCCACCGTGCCGTGGGCGGCCAAGGGCAAGTCGATCCAGTTTCTGATCTTCGCGGCGGCTTCGATTTTCGTCATCTTTCTGGGCGTCTACGGATACTTCGTGGAAGCCAGCGTGCGCATCGGACTCTCGGTGCCCCAGGTGCTCAGCGTGCTCATCGCCATGGTGGCCATTACCGTCATCGACATTCCCCTCTTCAAGGGAGCCGAGTCGATCGGACGCACCAAGTGGGGCAAGATTCCGCCCATCTCGCAGTACGTCCTCATCTTCCTGGCGGTGACCTTCACCTGGCTGATGGGACTGATGGGATACGTCCGCTCGGGACTGCGCCAGCACTGGCACGTCTACGGCGTGGTGCGCGACACTTCGCCCGACGCCTTCACGCCCACCCTGGGATTCGCCACCCAGGTGGTGAGCGTGGCCGTGTTCATCTTCTTCGTCCTCATCGGACTGGTGTTCTGGCTGACCAGCCTGAGCGACAAGGCGAAATACCAGGAGCCCGTGGCGGCTGCCGAGAAGTCCAAGCAGAGACCGCAACCGGGAGCCCAGGGCTGGCAGCCTGAAGCCGCGCCCTCGGACAAGTCTCTCTAGGAGAAAAGCGAGGAGCAAGCAAGGAATGAAAATACCTGCCGCATTGAAGATCGCCGTGCTGGCCGTGGCCGCTACGATCTTCTACGCCTATGTGGGGCAACTGGTGCCGCAAAAACGGGTCGATCCGCCTGAAGAGACGGTAATCGAAGAGGACCTGTCGCCGGAAGAGCTGGCCAACGTCGGCCAAGGCATCTTCCAGGGCAAGGGACTCTGTTCCACCTGCCACACCATCGGCAAATCGGGCGCATTGCGTTTTCCCGACTTGAGCGGCATCGCCTCCAGGGCCTCGACACGCATCCCGGGCATGGGCTCGCTGGAATACCTGACCCATTCGCTCTACCGCCCCAATGAATTTATCGTGGACGGATTCAATCCCGGCATGCCCGAGATCAACCGTCCCCCCATCGGACTCAACGACCAGGAAATCCTGGCCGTCATCGCCTATCTGCAGACACTGGGGGGCTCGCCCACCGTGACCCTGGACACCCAGCTTCCCATTCCCGGCAGCGAAGCGGCCCAGCAGGCCTCCGCCGAGCCCGCCGGGGGGGAGGCCGCGCCGGCCGCACCCTCGGCCGGCGGCCCCTTGGCCCAGCACGACTGCGGACGCTGCCACAACCTCGACCAGCCGGGACGGCTGGAGGCCGCCAGCCTGGTCGACGTGGGCGCCCGCCTTGACCGCAACGCTATAATGGCCTCGATCCTCAGCCAACACCAGCAAGAGCCTTTTATGTCTCAAGTCACCCTCCAGGAATTGCAGCGGATGGTCGACCTCCTGGCCGCTAAAGGAGGGACCGAATGAATTGGACCATCGTCATTCCCATCCTGATCTTGATGCTCATCCTGCAGTGGCGCCGGGTGGGCATGCTGACCTGGGTTTTCGTGTGGTGGGGCAGCCTTTATGTGATTCTCAGCTACGGCTTCGCCACGCCCATTCCCCAGTCGGTGATCGAACTCTACATGGGGATCGTCACGCTGGGGCTGATCGTCTATGTGACCGCCAACAAAGAGCGTTGGCAGGCCGTGTGGGGTCCGCTCAGGGCTTTCATGACGGAACGGCGCTACCTTCCCATACTGCTGCTGGTCATCGTCGCCGTCCCCTCCCTGGTGGCCGCCAACGTCTATTGGAACATGACCGCTCCGGTGCAGGCGCCGTTCTTCGCCCGCACCATCCACCCCGCTTCGCCCGCCAGCATTACCGCCTTCGACGGCAAGGAATTCAACCTGGTCACCCTCGACAATCCTTTCCGCAATCTGGAGGACAGCGATCCGGCGGCCTTTCAGCGCCACGTCGAGAACGGACGCCGCGTCTACTACGAGAACTGCCACTACTGCCACGGCGACAACATGGCCGGAAACGGGCAGTTCGCTCACGGACTCAACCCCATTCCCACCAACTTCGCCGATCCCGGCAACATCCCCAATCTGCAGGAATCGTTCCTCTTCTGGCGCATCGCCAAAGGGGCGCCG
This portion of the Acidobacteriota bacterium genome encodes:
- a CDS encoding cytochrome c, whose translation is MKIPAALKIAVLAVAATIFYAYVGQLVPQKRVDPPEETVIEEDLSPEELANVGQGIFQGKGLCSTCHTIGKSGALRFPDLSGIASRASTRIPGMGSLEYLTHSLYRPNEFIVDGFNPGMPEINRPPIGLNDQEILAVIAYLQTLGGSPTVTLDTQLPIPGSEAAQQASAEPAGGEAAPAAPSAGGPLAQHDCGRCHNLDQPGRLEAASLVDVGARLDRNAIMASILSQHQQEPFMSQVTLQELQRMVDLLAAKGGTE
- a CDS encoding cytochrome c, giving the protein MNWTIVIPILILMLILQWRRVGMLTWVFVWWGSLYVILSYGFATPIPQSVIELYMGIVTLGLIVYVTANKERWQAVWGPLRAFMTERRYLPILLLVIVAVPSLVAANVYWNMTAPVQAPFFARTIHPASPASITAFDGKEFNLVTLDNPFRNLEDSDPAAFQRHVENGRRVYYENCHYCHGDNMAGNGQFAHGLNPIPTNFADPGNIPNLQESFLFWRIAKGAPGLPEEGGPWESAMPVWEKFLTEEEIWDVVIFLYEFTGFRPRAREEGHE